CATGACTATCTGCTTCAGCAATAACTTCAACAATAATATTTGCAGTAGTTTTTTCACTCCCAATAGTTGTTAAGTTCTCAAGATACGAAAATTCGCTGTTTTTGTCAGTAACAATTATTACATGATGTACATAGTCACTTTTTATGGTTGCGTCTTGCACAAAATATGTGGTCAATGGCTCCTTTATAGTTGTATTCTTAGGAACATAGATAAATAACCCACTTGTCAGATTCGCAACATGTTGCGCGGTTAATAAATCTTCATCGTATTTTACAGCTTTTCGCATAAAATACTTCTGAACTAAATCACTGTGTTGTTCTAACGCAGTCTGCCAATCACAAATAATTACTCCTTGTTCTACCAATTCAGATAGACCATCAGCTCGAACAGTGTCTTGCCCAAGCTGTACAACTAAATGTTTTGCTTCTTCAATTTCCAATTCTTCCAATGACTTTCTATCTGAAGAATATTTTTTTAATGGCCTTTTCAACTGAATTGGCCAACGTTGATATCTTATTTTTTCAAAATTCGGTAATTTCAACTCTGGTTGTGCTTTAAGTGCTTTTATTCTCATTTCAGTAAACCATTTTGGTTCAGCTACACTCTCAGCATAACTTTTGATTTCAGGATAACTCTCAAATTCAACCGTCATAATTCACCTCATTCTACGCATCTTCATCAACAAGCTTAATATCTAAACCAAGCTCGTCTCTTATTCCCGCGTACCCTTCGTCTTCCAATCTCTTAGCAAGTTCTGGACCACCTTGCATTACAATTTTGCCCCCCATCATTACATGAACAACATCAGGAACAATATAATTCAAGAGGCGTTGATAATGCGTAATAATCAATGATCCAAATTCAGGGCCTCTCATTTCGTTAACACCACGTGAAACAACTTTTAATGCATCAATATCTAAACCGGAATCAATTTCATCTAGAATTGCAAATTTTGGTTTAATCATCATCAATTGTAGAATTTCATTACGTTTTTTTTCACCGCCTGAAAACCCCTCATTAAGATAGCGATCCGCCATTTCTTCTGTCATGTCTAGTACCGACATTGTCTCATCCAATTGTTTCAAAAATTTTCTGATTGAAATTGCATCATTTTCAGGCCTTCTAGCATTAATTGCACCACGAATAAATTCTGCGTTTGTCACACCAGGAATCTCAGCGGGATACTGCATTGCCAGAAATAGACCAGCACGTGCACGTTCATCAACAGGCAAATCAAGAATATTTTCCCCATTGAGCAATACTTCTCCTTGCGTTACCTTGTAGGCAGGATGACCCATAATTGCTTCTGACAAAGTTGATTTACCAGTTCCATTCGGTCCCATGATTGCATGAATTTCACCGGTTTTCATTGTTAAATTAACACCTTTTAATATATTTTTACCTTCAATTGACACATGTAAATCTTTTATTTCAAGTGTTGACATCATCAATTCCTCCAATTTAGAACACGCTCTAATTTTAGCTTAGTTGCGAATCGTTTTCAATTAGAAAATTCATTAATTTTTAATTTTTACTAATAACTAAAGATAGTAAACCAGTTATCCATTTACTTGTTTAGAGCCATTCCGTTTCATACACATCGGGTTTAAAACCACAAGTAAAATGATTACCTTCAATCATCAAAGGTCGCTTGATCAATTTACCATCACTAGCTAAAAGTTCACTTGCTTCTTCGTCACTCATTGAAGGAACTTTATCCTTCAACTTCAGTTCACGATACTTAATACCACTGGTATTAAAGAAATATCTGATTGGATGATTACCTTGTTTAATCAATGTTAATAATTCTTCCTTGGTTGGAGGTGTCTTGACAATGTCAACTTCGTTATAAGATACATTTTTTTCATCTAACCATTTTCGTGCCTTAGCACAAGTACTACAACGATTGTAACAATACATTTTTTTCAATTAAGTCCACTCCTTTTTATACTTAGATTAATTATAGTACAGGTCCCAATTTGTGACAAAGAAGTGTGTTGTAATACAGTTACTATAACACTGACTATTAATCATTAAATTTGAGTACAGTTTTAGGCATATCTTATATATTTTTTAGCTAAACTAAAAAGGTCAAATCAAAAATTAATTTGACCTGACCTCTTAAAAACAAAAGATATTAATGGAAATCTTTACTATTGCTGAACATATAACTCTTATTATGATACCTCATCGACATTATCAGCCCAATACCGATCATATTACCAATTAATGAGGACCCACCTTGACTTATAAATGGTAATGGAATACCGGTTAATGGTAACAATCCAATACTCATCCCAATATTTTCAAACACATGGAAAAGTACCATCATAATTACGCCAGTAGATATATATGCATAAAATTCATTTTTAGTGTCAAAAGTAACCTGAATCATCTGAAAAATTAATAACAGATATAAAAATATTAAGACACAACCACCAATAAAACCATAATTTTCCCCGATAACTGAGAAAATCATATCAGATTCGCGTACAGGTACATATACATTCGAAACATTAAAACCTTTACCAAGCAATTTACCAGAACCAATTGCTTTCATACTTTGCCACAATTGATAACTAGTTGATGATGTATTAGCCGAGGGATTCAACCAAGCCTCAATCCGATTGAACTGATAGGTTTTGAACCCAATTTGTTCAAGAATACTTCTTCCGTATATTACCAAACTAATTGCAGTTGTACCCAAGACACCACCGGCAACCACAATTGGAGCGATAATTTTCCAAGTTATTCCTGATACAATTACAACCCCTCCAAAGATTGCAAAGAAAACAAGCATCGTTCCAAAATCATTTTGTAGCTTAAGTAAAACAGCTATTGGTAAGGTCCAACCAAACATCCTAAACAGAAGTTTCCAATCATCACTTACCGTATGCACAATATGCTCACTATTATGCTGTGCAACAACACGCCCCAGCATCATAATATACGCAGGTTTCATAACTTCGGACGGTTGAAAAGTTAAACTTCCAATTGCAAACCAGCTTTTAGCACCCGTCTTAGCAAAGTAATATCTACTATACAAAAACAAAACCATTACTAAAAGAAATATTCCAACACCATACGCAATTGGAGCCAACTTCCACAGCTGTTCTGCATCAAACTGCATAATAATTACGATTGCAACAGTTCCGATTGCATACCATGCTGCTTGCGTCAATATCATCTTAGTAATACTTGAAGTACTTGTATCATGGTTAGCAGCGACATAAATTGATGCTATTCCAATCACGGCTAGTACAAGAACTGAAAAGATAATACCATAATCAATCCGAACATCCTTATTATCCGCCCTCGTCAATTGTTTTTCAGCCAATATAGCTCCTCCTTATAATACCTGCGAACTTAAACAGATATCCTCAAATAATAAAACCGCTAGTATGAGTATCCATATCTACCGGATTTACAAAAAATATCTAATTCGCATGATGAAGATGGTAGTCACGTATCAACAAGTTAATAGCCTCATCATGGGAACTAGTCTTAAAAGTTTCACCATTTGGAAGCAACGCTACAAAACCCCTTGTTGAAACTCTGACACTGCCTAAAGCTACTGATCCAATCGTCAACACGATTTCAGTCTCACCATTTACAACCTTTTCTTCTTCTTTAATCTCAATGTTTTTCTCTTTACGTGACACTATTTTCCTCCCATATGAGAATCCTCTGATACCCTATTAATTCATAAAGATTTAATTTAGCTTATTTTGGATTACTATTTCGCCTTAAATTAAATTTTGACGGTACTGGATCATATCCGCCCTTCACGAGGGGATGACACCTTAAAATCCTAGAGATACCCATCAAACTTCCCTTAATAGCACCATGTTTCTCTATAGCCTGAATCATATAATTAGAACAAGTTGGATAATATCGACAACTTGGTGGAAAAAAGGGGGAAATTCCTTTTTGATATCCACGTACAAATAAAATCAATAGTCGTTTCATCGAAAATTATCCCCCTTATTGTATAATTATTTCTTATTTTTTTCTATATGTTCTAATAAGAATCCCGTTCCCAATGCAACATCATCCAAAGGTGAATCAGCAATCATTACAGGAACCTTTAAATGCTCTGAAAATAACTGATCAATTCCGTTAAGCAGTGCACCTCCGCCCGTCAAAACAATTCCTCGATCAATAATGTCAGCAGCTAATTCTGGCGGTGTCTGCTCTAAGACATCCTTTGCTGCATCAATAACTGACATCATTGTTTCATGCAAAGCACTTTCGATTTGATTAGAAGATAATGTAATTGTTCGTGGTAATCCGTTCACAATATCACGTCCGCGGACTTCCATCTGTTCGTTACGATAATCTGCCAAAACTGTCCCAATTTCAATCTTAATCTTTTCGGCAGTTCGTTCTCCGATTTGTAATCCTTGAGTTTTACGTGTGTACGTCATGATATCAGAATTCAAACGATCTCCTGCTATTCTTAACGAACGGCTAACAACAATATCACCCAGTGAGAGAACTGCAACATCACTAGTACCACCACCAATATCAATTACCATACTACCGTGAGGCTGAAAAATATCTAATCCTGCTCCAATAGCAGCTACTTTAGGTTCCTCTTCAAGAAAGACCTCGCCACCACCTGATTTTTCAGCAGCCTGCCTAATTGCTTTTCGTTCTATGGAAGTCGTATTGGTTGGACAACAGATTAAAATATTGGGTTTAGACATGAACCCCTTAACATTAAGCTTCTTAATAAAATATGAAAGCATCTGCTCTGTTATATCAAAATCAGCGATTACCCCATCCTTTAGTGGACGAATTGCCCTAATATTATTAGGAGTCCTTCCAACCATCTTATAGGCTTCCGAACCAACGGCTAACACTCTTCCTGTGCGAGTATCGATTGCAACTACTGATGGCTCATTTAAGACAATACCCTTGCCTTTTAAATTAATTAAAACATTAGCAGTTCCCAAATCAATACCAATATCTTTAGCCATAGCCATTCTCCTTTAATAAATTTATATGTAGTCTTTCTAAAAGTAAATTCACTTTTAATTAATCCACAAAAAACCTATTATATTATACCACAAACATTCTTTTACAAAAATACAGAATTATAATAAATATCAAAATAAGCTATGGGTTTAAAAGATATTTAATTATTGAGCTTAGAAGCTATTATGCTTTTAGTCTCACTCAAACTTTCATCGTCAACACGTGTAATCTCCGCACCCAAAGATGCAAGCTTTTGATGAAAATGATAGTATCCACGATCGAGGTACTTAAGATGTGTAACTTGTGTATATCCCTCTGCTACAAGTCCAGCCAAAACTAATGCTGCAGCTGCTCTCAAGTCAGTTGCTGCAACCTCGGCACCATGTAATTTTGTTGGACCATGAAGAATTGCAGAACGACCCTCAATTCTAACATTAGCGTTCATTCTTCTTAGTTCATCAAAATGCATAAAACGATTTTCAAAGACTGTTTCCGTTACAATGCTCTCCCCATCTGCTAACAGTTGCAAAACGGACAACTGTGGCTGCATGTCTGTTGGAAAACCTGGATGAGGTAACGTCTTAACTGTTGCAGGTTTCAATTTTTTTGTACCAACTACCCTAATACCTTCATCTTCTTCAGTTACAGATGCTCCCATTTCTTCTAACTTAGAAATTAATGGGCGATTATGTTCAGCAATTGCATTTTTCACTAAGATATTTCCATTAGTAACCGCGGCCGCAACGATAAATGTGCCGGCTTCTATTCTATCTTGGACAATTACATGCTCAGTACCATGCAATTCATCTACACCAATAATTCTCAATCTTTCAGTTCCTGCACCACTAACATTGGCTCCCATTTTGTTTAAAACATTCGCTAAATCCACAATTTCAGGTTCGCGTGCAACATTTTCAATAATAGTTGTACCTTTTGCTAGAGTAGCCGCCATCATAATATTTTCTGTAGCCCCAACACTTGGAAAATCCAAGTAAATATCTGCGCCTATTAAACCATCGGTTGTGGCTTCAATGTAACCGTCATGATGTTCGACTACTGCTCCCATCGCTTCAAGCCCTTTCAAGTGTAGGTCAATCGGTCTTGAACCAATTGCACATCCACCTGGCATAGCCACTTTTGCATGTCCTAAACGCGCCAATAATGGCCCAAAAACAACTATTGATGCACGCATTTTAGAAACATACTTAAAAGGTGCTTCGTATGACAACTTAGAGGTAGCGTCTAGTGACACAGTTTTATCAGTTTCATTCATTTCGACTTTGACGTTTAGAAAGCGTAATACATTATTCATCATGTAAACGTCAGATAAAACTGGCACACTCTCTAACTTCATTGTTCCCTCTTTGGCTAGCAGACTAGCTGCTAAAATTGGCAATACTGCATTTTTTGCGCCTTCAATTTCAACACTACCGGCGAGTCGATTCCCACCATGAACAATTATTTTTTCCAAAATGATTCCTCCAAGTTATCATAATAAGTTTTTTATTTTTGAAATAAATAAGACAAATTGCGTACATTATTGATGAAGTCCAAAAAAAATGAACTACACAAATATCCAACTGCAATCGATACCAATATAATCAGTATTTTAAACATACCTTGTTTTTGTGCGGATATGTACCGGTCCAAACGTAAAGCTTGTACACAATAAAAAGCAAGAAAAACAAATATAAAGTTACATACAATGTTAAGTAATGCAGTTATCCCATAGTAATTCATTATCCACACTCCTCTTAGCGATACAGCCTAATATTATCATAAAAAAAAATACAAGTCTTTAAATATGTAATAAGTTTGTAATAATTTAATTATTTTTTTTAATAATTTACCAAAAAAGCACCTTCAAAACTTGATTTACATGTCCATGTTTTGTAAGGCACTTCACTTATATCACACCCCA
Above is a window of Liquorilactobacillus hordei DSM 19519 DNA encoding:
- the sufD gene encoding Fe-S cluster assembly protein SufD — translated: MTVEFESYPEIKSYAESVAEPKWFTEMRIKALKAQPELKLPNFEKIRYQRWPIQLKRPLKKYSSDRKSLEELEIEEAKHLVVQLGQDTVRADGLSELVEQGVIICDWQTALEQHSDLVQKYFMRKAVKYDEDLLTAQHVANLTSGLFIYVPKNTTIKEPLTTYFVQDATIKSDYVHHVIIVTDKNSEFSYLENLTTIGSEKTTANIIVEVIAEADSHVKFASVDRLGANTTTYLNRRGHLEDNAKIDWSMGMMNDGNIVGDFDSDLVGNGSHSEVKVVAISTGKQVQGIDTRVTNMGRHTIGHILQHGVILSRSTLTFNGIGHIIKGAKGSDAQQESRVLMLSTKAKGDANPILLIDDNDVTAGHAASVGRVNQEQLYYLMSRGLPKKVAERLVIRGFLGPVLAAIPSKMIEEQLKATIERKLVDGQTDE
- the sufC gene encoding Fe-S cluster assembly ATPase SufC; this encodes MSTLEIKDLHVSIEGKNILKGVNLTMKTGEIHAIMGPNGTGKSTLSEAIMGHPAYKVTQGEVLLNGENILDLPVDERARAGLFLAMQYPAEIPGVTNAEFIRGAINARRPENDAISIRKFLKQLDETMSVLDMTEEMADRYLNEGFSGGEKKRNEILQLMMIKPKFAILDEIDSGLDIDALKVVSRGVNEMRGPEFGSLIITHYQRLLNYIVPDVVHVMMGGKIVMQGGPELAKRLEDEGYAGIRDELGLDIKLVDEDA
- a CDS encoding arsenate reductase family protein; translated protein: MKKMYCYNRCSTCAKARKWLDEKNVSYNEVDIVKTPPTKEELLTLIKQGNHPIRYFFNTSGIKYRELKLKDKVPSMSDEEASELLASDGKLIKRPLMIEGNHFTCGFKPDVYETEWL
- a CDS encoding FtsW/RodA/SpoVE family cell cycle protein; amino-acid sequence: MAEKQLTRADNKDVRIDYGIIFSVLVLAVIGIASIYVAANHDTSTSSITKMILTQAAWYAIGTVAIVIIMQFDAEQLWKLAPIAYGVGIFLLVMVLFLYSRYYFAKTGAKSWFAIGSLTFQPSEVMKPAYIMMLGRVVAQHNSEHIVHTVSDDWKLLFRMFGWTLPIAVLLKLQNDFGTMLVFFAIFGGVVIVSGITWKIIAPIVVAGGVLGTTAISLVIYGRSILEQIGFKTYQFNRIEAWLNPSANTSSTSYQLWQSMKAIGSGKLLGKGFNVSNVYVPVRESDMIFSVIGENYGFIGGCVLIFLYLLLIFQMIQVTFDTKNEFYAYISTGVIMMVLFHVFENIGMSIGLLPLTGIPLPFISQGGSSLIGNMIGIGLIMSMRYHNKSYMFSNSKDFH
- a CDS encoding DUF2969 family protein, with product MSRKEKNIEIKEEEKVVNGETEIVLTIGSVALGSVRVSTRGFVALLPNGETFKTSSHDEAINLLIRDYHLHHAN
- the yidD gene encoding membrane protein insertion efficiency factor YidD, which gives rise to MKRLLILFVRGYQKGISPFFPPSCRYYPTCSNYMIQAIEKHGAIKGSLMGISRILRCHPLVKGGYDPVPSKFNLRRNSNPK
- a CDS encoding rod shape-determining protein, translated to MAKDIGIDLGTANVLINLKGKGIVLNEPSVVAIDTRTGRVLAVGSEAYKMVGRTPNNIRAIRPLKDGVIADFDITEQMLSYFIKKLNVKGFMSKPNILICCPTNTTSIERKAIRQAAEKSGGGEVFLEEEPKVAAIGAGLDIFQPHGSMVIDIGGGTSDVAVLSLGDIVVSRSLRIAGDRLNSDIMTYTRKTQGLQIGERTAEKIKIEIGTVLADYRNEQMEVRGRDIVNGLPRTITLSSNQIESALHETMMSVIDAAKDVLEQTPPELAADIIDRGIVLTGGGALLNGIDQLFSEHLKVPVMIADSPLDDVALGTGFLLEHIEKNKK
- the murA gene encoding UDP-N-acetylglucosamine 1-carboxyvinyltransferase, translated to MEKIIVHGGNRLAGSVEIEGAKNAVLPILAASLLAKEGTMKLESVPVLSDVYMMNNVLRFLNVKVEMNETDKTVSLDATSKLSYEAPFKYVSKMRASIVVFGPLLARLGHAKVAMPGGCAIGSRPIDLHLKGLEAMGAVVEHHDGYIEATTDGLIGADIYLDFPSVGATENIMMAATLAKGTTIIENVAREPEIVDLANVLNKMGANVSGAGTERLRIIGVDELHGTEHVIVQDRIEAGTFIVAAAVTNGNILVKNAIAEHNRPLISKLEEMGASVTEEDEGIRVVGTKKLKPATVKTLPHPGFPTDMQPQLSVLQLLADGESIVTETVFENRFMHFDELRRMNANVRIEGRSAILHGPTKLHGAEVAATDLRAAAALVLAGLVAEGYTQVTHLKYLDRGYYHFHQKLASLGAEITRVDDESLSETKSIIASKLNN
- a CDS encoding DUF1146 family protein — protein: MNYYGITALLNIVCNFIFVFLAFYCVQALRLDRYISAQKQGMFKILIILVSIAVGYLCSSFFLDFINNVRNLSYLFQK